In the genome of Candidatus Obscuribacterales bacterium, the window AGTACCTAGGATGTATCTTGCAATTCTTAAGCGTCTGCTTTAGTGTCAATTATGTTCGAATCCTTAGGAAACATGACCCTCGTCATTAGGTGAGTAGTTTGCTCCTGCCTGGTATATGCTCTAGCCAACATCGTTGAGTCTGGTGTTTTGAGGTGTCATGATGGATTTTGACGTTACACAAAAAGATAGGAGCTTGGAGACTATGGTGGAAGAAACAGAACAAACGACCGTTGATGTTGATGTTGACATCAATGGTGAGCAGTCGGGTGATTTGGCTCAGCTTACTGCTTCGGCGTCTAATGAGTCTCAAGAACAGTGGCAAGACATCGTTGATAAGGTGTCGGCATTTCTCGCAGATTTGCCCGCCTATTTAAGTGAATTTTTTGGGGAATACAAGCGCCCCATTATTACCGTGGGTATCATCACTGGCTCGATCGTTTCGGTCAAGCTAGTCCTAGCTGTGCTAGGTGCCATTAACGATATTCCTTTACTCTCCCCACTTTTTGAGTTGGTCGGGTTGGGATATTCCGCTTGGTTCGTCTACCGTTATTTGCTACAAGCCTCCAGCCGCAAAGAATTGGCGGAGGATTTCACCAGCTTAAAAGAGCAGGTGCTAGGACAAACCTCAATGAAGTGAGGGTGTCGAGATTGAATCCATGAGTTGCCTGCGTCGAGGGAAACAACTTCAGACAGGTGGCTCATCGTTTAACCATAATCGTTCAACAATAGTTCAACCCTAAAAGAGGGGTGTTGCAATGTAAGCAACATCCCTCTTTCTATGAGCAGATATCCCATCAGCTAGCGTTGTAGGGCATCTGAGGATCCTCCGCTATCACCACCGATGGCTACGCCGCCGGGAAGAGAACTAGGACAGCCTTGGTGATGATTAAGAGCATGATCGGTAGCCGTTCTTCTAGGGTGGCGATCGCCCCTGGTTGAGCCGCTCTCATCAACCGCCGCTTTTCTTGGCGCGATAGCCCAGCTTACTCAAGGCTTGCAGCAGCGTATCCCCATGATCCCCCTGGATTTCCAAGGTATTGTCTTTCACCGTTCCTCCAGCACCACATTGAGACTTCAAGGTTTTGAGCAGGGTAGCGAGGGTGGCAGGGCTGGATTGAAAGCCGCTGACGATGGTAACCGTTTTGCCCTTACGGCCTTTGCGCGAGGCTTGGATACGCAGATCTTGTTGATGAGGGGGCAGATCGGGAACGGCGCGTTCCGTGGCGGCAGTGTATTGGCGATCGCCAAAATCGGAATAGACCAAGCGATCGCCCTTAGCGTTGATTGGAGTATTTTTTTGCTTGCCCATCGAAAACCTTGCCTATTGACGACGCCTGTCTCTATCTAGATTAGCGCGTTGCCTATTCGGTTCAACCTCTCTTGAGCTACCCAGACCCGTGAGTGTTGCCAATAGGTCTGTTTAGGGATTTGAATGGATTCCCTAGGTGATGACCGGTGGCGACGCCTAGCCCTACCTAGATTAGCGCGTCACCTAGCCCACCGTTTCAACCTCTCTTGAGCCGCCTAGACCCGTTAGTCTTGCCAATAGGACTGTTCAGGGATTTGGATTGATCCCCTAGGTTATTCAGGGGCGATCGCCGCTATGGTAGGTCTAAGGGGCAGCGATCGCCCCTTATGAAAGAGTCTTCCCGATGTTAGAAAAACTTATGTTTATAATCACCATCCCTAATGTGACAAACTTTGTCGCATCATAGACATAGGTAAAAACTCTTATTCAAACCCTTAACGACAAGCTAGGAGGTTACAGATGGTCGCTGTAGTAAACCCAGTTCAAAAACGATTGACCACCCAGATCACAGAGATTGCGCCCAATACCGTGACGATTCGCTCCTTAGACTGGGATCGCGATCGCTTTGATATTGAGTTTGGCTTACAAAACGGCACTACCTACAACTCATTCATCATCTACGGTGACAAGACCGCCTTGGTCGATACCTCCCACGAAAAATTTCGGGATCTCTACCTCGATGCCCTCAAGGGTGCAGTGGATCCGTCCACCCTTGACTACCTGATTATTAGCCACACCGAACCCGACCACAGCGGTCTAGTTCCCGATATCTTAGCCCTCGCCCCCGATATTACCGTGGTGGGTTCTAAGGTGGCACTACAGTTTTTAGAAGGGCTGACCCATAAGCCGTTTAAGCAACAGATTGTCAAAAACGGCGATACCCTAGACCTTGGCAAGGGGCATCGTCTGCAGTTCGTCATGGCTCCCAACCTGCACTGGCCAGACACCATCTTCACCTACGATGCTGGCACCGAAACGCTGTTTACCTGCGATGCCTTTGGGATGCATTTCTGCAGCGACGCCACCTACGATGAAAATCTAGCCACCATCGAAGCCGATTACCGGTTCTACTACGAATGCTTGATGGCCCCCAATGCTCGCTCGGTGCTGTCGGCCATGAAGCGCATGGCGGATCTGGGCGAGATTAAGCAAATTGCCACGGGGCACGGCCCGCTGCTCTACCACAACGTGCAGGAACTCACCCGTCGCTACAAGGAATGGAGCCAGGCTAAAACCAAGGCGGAGACCACCGCAGCGGTCTTCTACGTATCGGACTACGGCTATAGCGATCGCCTCTCCCAAGCGATCGCCCGTGGGATCACCAAAACCGGCGTAGCGGTGGACATGATGGATCTACGGGTAGCCGATCCCCAAGAAGTCAACGAGTTGGTCAGCATGGCATCTGCCCTGGTGATTGCGGCACCGCCTAGCTCTGGGCCGATCAGCACCGTAGCGCGGGCGGCCATCAGCACGATTTTGGCGGCGGTTCACGATAAGCAGGTGGTGGGTTTGTTTGAATCCTACGGGGGCGATGACGAACCGGTAGATCCGCTCCTCAGTCGCTTTAAGGAACTCAACCTTACCGAGGCCTTCCCCGCTATTCGGGTGAAAGACGTGCCCTCCGAGCAAACCTACCAGATCTGTGATGAAGCCGGCACTGACCTCGGGCAGCTCCTCAGCCGCGATCGCAAAATTAAGAAAGTGAAAGCGATCGACAACGAGCTAGAAAAAGCCCTCGGTCGCATCAGCACTGGGCTTTACATCATCACCGCCACCAAGGGTGAAGTCAACGGGGCCATGCTGGCCTCCTGGGTCTCCCAAGCCAGCTTCCAACCCCTAGGCTTTACGGTGGCCGTCGCCAAGGATCGGGCGATTGAATCTTTGATGCAGGTGGGCGATCGCTTTGTGCTCAACATCTTGGCAGAAGACAACTACCAAGCGCTCATGAAGCACTTCCTCAAGCGATTTCCCCCCGGTGCAGATCGCTTTGCTGGCGTCAAAACCCGCACGGCAGAAAACGGTTCGCCTATCCTTGCCGATTCCCTGGCCTACCTGGAATGTGAAGTATCCAGCCGCATGGAATGTAGCGACCACTGGATTGTCTACAGCACCGTTGACGCGGGCAAAGTAGCCACTCCCGATGCCCAAACCGCTGTTCACCATCGCAAGATCGGTAACTATTACTAAACACTGACCAGTCGGTGGAACTCCATCCGTGGGCATCCACCGACCAAGACCGACCAAGACCAAGTCAACGGTCTAGACCAATCACGGGAGCTAGCTTATGCCTGAAACGGTGTCTCAGTCTGCGATCGCCACCCATCCGCCTCGGGATGTCCAAGTGTTGGCGATCGCTGATCAAACCAAAGTGATGCGATCGCGCAGTTGGAGCCGTCTGCGCTTTGAAATTGAATATGCCCTAGAACGGGGCACCACGGCCAATTCCTACTTGATCACCGCCGACCAGAACGCCCTGATCGATCCGCCAGGAGAATCGTTTACCACCACCTTCCTCGATGCGCTGGAGCAACGATTTGATCTCCGCCAACTGGACTATGTCATCCTTGGGCACGTCAACCCCAACCGAGCCGCTACCCTCAAGGTGTTGCTAGAGCGCGCCCCCCAAATCACCCTCGTTTGTTCCAATCCGGCAGCCGTGGCGTTGAAAAATCTGCTCAGCGACGTCACCCCCAAGGTTCGGGTGATCAAGGGCAATGTCGATGAGGTGCTCGACTTAGGACAAGGGCATTGCCTACAGTTTGCGCCCATTCCCACACCGCGCTACCCCGATGGGCTATGCATTTACGACCCCCAAACCCAGATTCACTACACCGATAAATTCTTCGGGGCCCACATCTGCGGCGACCAAATTTTTGATGAAGGCTGGACGGCCTTTTTAGAGGATCGGCGCTACTACTTCGACTGCCTCATGGCTCCCCATGCCCGTCAGGTGGCCACCGCCCTCGATAAGATGGAAGCCCTCGCGCCGATGACCTTCTACGCACCGGCCCATGGGCCCTTGGTGCGTTATAGCGCGACGGAATTGCTGCAATCCTATCGCCAATGGCTCACCCAACAGCGCAGCCAAGACATGATGGTAGCGCTGCTCTATGCCTCCGCCTATGGCAACACAGCCACGGTCGCGCAAGCGATCGCTCGGGGGATGACCAAGGCGGGCGTAGCCGTGGAGTCGGTGAACTGCGAAAGCACCGAACCAGATGAAATCAAAGCCATCCTAGAAAAGTGCGATGGCTTTGTGATTGGTTCACCCACCCTCGGCGGCCATGCACCCACCCAGATCCAAACGGCCCTAGGAGTAGCTCTATCAACAGTGCCCAAGGATAAGCTCACCGGCGTTTTTGGCTCCTTTGGCTGGAGTGGAGAGGCGATTGATCTCCTAGAAAACAAACTGCGAGATGCGGGCTATAGCTTTGGATTTGACACCATGCGGGTGAAGTTCAAACCCACGGATGTGGTGCTCAAAACCTGCGAAGAAGCCGGTACGGACTTTGTCCAAGCGCTGAAAAAGGCTAAAAAGCGGCGATCGCCCAAGGCCTCTGCCCTGCAAAGCAGCTCCACCGTCACCCCCACAGAGCAAGCCATGGGACGGATGGTGGGCTCCCTCTGCGTTGTCACCACCCGCCAAGGCGACGTGTCCAGCGCCATGCTGGCCTCCTGGGTTTCCCAAGCCACCTTCAGCCCCCCAGGCTTTACCGTAGCCGTGGCCAAAGACAGAGCGATCGAGTCCTTGCTCTACCCCGATCGCCCCTTCGTGCTGAATATTTTGGCGGAAAATAACTACCTAGGGCTGATGAAGCATTTCCTCAAGCCCTTCTCGCCAGGAGAAGATCGGTTCAACTCCGTTGACATCACCGACTCAGACCACGGCTGCCCCATCTTAAAAGATGCCCTAGCCTACTTAGAATGCCGGGTTGCCAGCCGGATGGAATGCGGCGATCACTGGGTGGTCTACGCCGTTGTTGAGCAAGGGCAGGTGATGAATCCGGACGTGAAAACAGCTGTACACCATCGCAAATCGGGCAACCACTACTAGTCGCAACGAGTCGCAACGAGACAAGCCTATCGAGACAAGTATCCCTAAAGCACCCAGGAGAGGAAAAGACGACGGTCTATGCATCCTCTCCTGGGCTTTGGTTTAGGCTTTGGGCTTCATAAAGACAATGGCATGGCGGTAGATCACCGTTTGTTGGTTATAGTGGTCAACCAGACAAACACAGTGAGGGTCTTGCCAAAGAATTTTACCCACCAGTAGGTCATCCGTGACCATTTTCAGCTCAACTTCGCTGGAATCTTTAATAAGGGATTGAATTAGACGAATGCTGGGTAGGCCCGTATCCAGTTCGGTACTCATAGGTATAGAAAGAAAGTATCCATCATTAATGCAGCAGTCATGCTCGTCTACCCTAACACGGCCTTGGGAAGACAGCTTTAGGCACCCATGCTACTCCTACTAGTTCACCTAGTAGGAATACACACTGGTTCATCGGTTCAGGCTAACGGCATGACCCCGACGAAACACCCCTAGGGGCGATCGCAAGTATTTCCGTAGTTATAGTTTGCGATCGCTTCTCCACATTTTGACCAGACAAGCCGTAAAATTTAATGTTTAGGCTGTCGAGTTTGGCGGCGTTGTCTTCATTCATGTCCCCTCCGCATGTGAACTCTCGTTTCAGGTGGTCAAATGCGTTTCTATTGCCCTTCCTGTGCCTCTTTGGTAAGTAGGTAACCATGAATCAAACTCTAACCTAGCTACGTCCTGGCATAGGCTACAACTGGCTCAACGATTTAGCATACCTCCACCATCGATCGTGCTAGCCCGTTTATCTCCAGTCTCCATTGCGAGTAAGCAAGCCCTTGCTTCATACCTACGTGACAGAACCTCAAGGCTAAGCATTCTCCTGCTTTCAAGTTATATGGCTAGAGCTGGATGCAACGTTTTGTGGAAACCTGTCGAGAACCATAGAGGTTACGCCCTAATCCTACCCTACCTTCATCTATAAACCTCTAGGAACAACCTAGAGAAGTGTGCCTTGTCTATTTAATCTTTTTTACCTTACGTGTTCTATCCCATTGTTATGCCCACACTTCCTCCCTTCCGCAACACGCTTCTGTTCCAGCAAGCTATGACCCACCGCTCCTATGTCAACGAGCATCCATTGGCAGGCTCTCACAATGAACGCCTAGAATTTTTGGGGGATGCCGTCCTCAACTTCCTCAGCGGCGACTTTTTGTATAAGCGCTATCCCGAGAAACCCGAAGGCGATTTGACCGCCCTCCGATCAGCCCTCGTTGATGAAACTCAGCTTGCCCGGTTTGCCCTGGCCCTGGGGATGGATCAACCCGGCATGATGCGGCTGGGGCGTGGGGCAGAACGCGATGGGGGACGCAAAAATCCCAACCTACTCAGCAGCGCCTTTGAAGCCATGATTGGGGCCTATTTTCTAGACTGTGATTCCAATGTTGAGGCAGTACGAGCCTATCTTGAACCACTATTTGCCGCTGAAGTAGAAGACTTGGCGATCGCCGCTCCCATGGGCAACATGAAAAGCCGCTTCCAGGAATGGGCCTTGGCGGAGTATGGCAAAAATCCCAAATACACCATCGTGCATCAGTCTGGCCCCGACCACGCCCGCGAGTTCACCGCCGTAGTGCAGATCGGCAGTCGCACCTTTGGGGAAGGCAAAGGACGGCGCAAGCAAGATGCCGAGAAAGCAGCAGCGGCAGCGGCCCTGCAACAACTGGGTCTGCTGCAAAAGGCCAGGGAGTGAGATATCCCTTCAGTGAGGAATCTAAGGAATCTAGGCAGCACCACCCATCCTGGCAGCTATCAAGCCATGTAGATCTAACCCAGCATGGTCGAGCAGCAGGCTTGACGGGCCCAAGCCGATTGCACCAAGGACACCATGACGTCTCCATTGAGCGGCTTCACCAAAAATCCATCAAAGCCTGGATTTTCTTCCTGGGGCAGCCAGCTAGGTGCGTTGCAGTCGGTCAAAGCCACAATGGTGATGCTGCACTGTTGATTAATTCGCCGAAGATCGTTGACCAGATGCTCGGGCCAAGTCTGATGACTGCCCGCCAAAATGATCAAATAGGGTGGCATTTCTAGCGCAGTCGCGATCGCCTGTTCGATTGATCGGACAATCACAACTGGGCATCTTAATCGTTTGAGAATCGATCGTAACTGCTGGACATCCTCCCGTTGATGATCCAGCACCAAAACATAGCTTTGTGAGAATTTCATGATCAACCCAGAATTCCAGCCGGAACTATTATCGTGTCGTCTTAAAGCTGGTTTGGTGAGTACAAGTCCCAGAACAAGCGACTTTTTCGCTTCCTCAAAAGTAAGGCCTTTTTCCAGTTAAAAAGCTGAGACTTCACTCTTTCTTAGGTTTCATCAGCAAGGTGTTTCGCAATGTTTCTAGGAAGTGATCGCTTTGAGACAACCATGAAGCAGTTCAACGCATAAGTTGAAAAAAGTTCATTGAATGCTAAAGACTTTCGACATCTAAAATGTCTAAGTATTACGCGATCGCTCTCCTGGTTCCTAGTTGACGGACACAACTCAAATACCCTCACGTTCACAAACCCATCTTGTGCCCTAGATTGCTCCCGAATGGCCAGAAATTCGCCATCATAGAGACAGCGTGATTTAGTGGTGTGCGAGGCAGCAGCATGGCTCAGTTTCGGGTAACGGCTCCCTTTGAACCAACCGGTGATCAACCGAAAGCGATCGCTCAACTGGTGCAAGGGATTCAAGCAGGACATCGCTACCAAACCCTCCTAGGCGCAACGGGAACGGGTAAAACCCACACCATGGCCCGGGTGATTGA includes:
- a CDS encoding CAAD domain-containing protein, producing MMDFDVTQKDRSLETMVEETEQTTVDVDVDINGEQSGDLAQLTASASNESQEQWQDIVDKVSAFLADLPAYLSEFFGEYKRPIITVGIITGSIVSVKLVLAVLGAINDIPLLSPLFELVGLGYSAWFVYRYLLQASSRKELAEDFTSLKEQVLGQTSMK
- a CDS encoding translation initiation factor, whose amino-acid sequence is MGKQKNTPINAKGDRLVYSDFGDRQYTAATERAVPDLPPHQQDLRIQASRKGRKGKTVTIVSGFQSSPATLATLLKTLKSQCGAGGTVKDNTLEIQGDHGDTLLQALSKLGYRAKKSGG
- a CDS encoding diflavin flavoprotein, giving the protein MVAVVNPVQKRLTTQITEIAPNTVTIRSLDWDRDRFDIEFGLQNGTTYNSFIIYGDKTALVDTSHEKFRDLYLDALKGAVDPSTLDYLIISHTEPDHSGLVPDILALAPDITVVGSKVALQFLEGLTHKPFKQQIVKNGDTLDLGKGHRLQFVMAPNLHWPDTIFTYDAGTETLFTCDAFGMHFCSDATYDENLATIEADYRFYYECLMAPNARSVLSAMKRMADLGEIKQIATGHGPLLYHNVQELTRRYKEWSQAKTKAETTAAVFYVSDYGYSDRLSQAIARGITKTGVAVDMMDLRVADPQEVNELVSMASALVIAAPPSSGPISTVARAAISTILAAVHDKQVVGLFESYGGDDEPVDPLLSRFKELNLTEAFPAIRVKDVPSEQTYQICDEAGTDLGQLLSRDRKIKKVKAIDNELEKALGRISTGLYIITATKGEVNGAMLASWVSQASFQPLGFTVAVAKDRAIESLMQVGDRFVLNILAEDNYQALMKHFLKRFPPGADRFAGVKTRTAENGSPILADSLAYLECEVSSRMECSDHWIVYSTVDAGKVATPDAQTAVHHRKIGNYY
- a CDS encoding diflavin flavoprotein, with amino-acid sequence MPETVSQSAIATHPPRDVQVLAIADQTKVMRSRSWSRLRFEIEYALERGTTANSYLITADQNALIDPPGESFTTTFLDALEQRFDLRQLDYVILGHVNPNRAATLKVLLERAPQITLVCSNPAAVALKNLLSDVTPKVRVIKGNVDEVLDLGQGHCLQFAPIPTPRYPDGLCIYDPQTQIHYTDKFFGAHICGDQIFDEGWTAFLEDRRYYFDCLMAPHARQVATALDKMEALAPMTFYAPAHGPLVRYSATELLQSYRQWLTQQRSQDMMVALLYASAYGNTATVAQAIARGMTKAGVAVESVNCESTEPDEIKAILEKCDGFVIGSPTLGGHAPTQIQTALGVALSTVPKDKLTGVFGSFGWSGEAIDLLENKLRDAGYSFGFDTMRVKFKPTDVVLKTCEEAGTDFVQALKKAKKRRSPKASALQSSSTVTPTEQAMGRMVGSLCVVTTRQGDVSSAMLASWVSQATFSPPGFTVAVAKDRAIESLLYPDRPFVLNILAENNYLGLMKHFLKPFSPGEDRFNSVDITDSDHGCPILKDALAYLECRVASRMECGDHWVVYAVVEQGQVMNPDVKTAVHHRKSGNHY
- a CDS encoding RNA chaperone Hfq, which encodes MSTELDTGLPSIRLIQSLIKDSSEVELKMVTDDLLVGKILWQDPHCVCLVDHYNQQTVIYRHAIVFMKPKA
- the rnc gene encoding ribonuclease III — its product is MPTLPPFRNTLLFQQAMTHRSYVNEHPLAGSHNERLEFLGDAVLNFLSGDFLYKRYPEKPEGDLTALRSALVDETQLARFALALGMDQPGMMRLGRGAERDGGRKNPNLLSSAFEAMIGAYFLDCDSNVEAVRAYLEPLFAAEVEDLAIAAPMGNMKSRFQEWALAEYGKNPKYTIVHQSGPDHAREFTAVVQIGSRTFGEGKGRRKQDAEKAAAAAALQQLGLLQKARE
- a CDS encoding response regulator; amino-acid sequence: MKFSQSYVLVLDHQREDVQQLRSILKRLRCPVVIVRSIEQAIATALEMPPYLIILAGSHQTWPEHLVNDLRRINQQCSITIVALTDCNAPSWLPQEENPGFDGFLVKPLNGDVMVSLVQSAWARQACCSTMLG